One Acidobacteriota bacterium genomic region harbors:
- a CDS encoding molybdenum cofactor biosynthesis protein MoaE, which produces MKIQLLAFASAGDALGRSRLVVELPDGASLADLRSRLHRDYPDLRPLWERLAVAVDGELAGPEAPLADGAEVALLPPVSGGSGPAGASVVTEAAGRAALTEGPLNIEGILETVSADGFGAVLLFLGTVRDNHQGQSVERLDYSAYEAMALARLERIVTELEQAHGPLRLAIVHRLGPVPVGEASVAIAAASPHRAAAYEASRRALERLKAEVPIWKREHYAGGEAAWREEEPLDRP; this is translated from the coding sequence GTGAAGATTCAACTCCTGGCCTTCGCCAGTGCTGGAGATGCCCTCGGCCGGAGCCGTCTGGTGGTGGAGCTGCCCGACGGCGCGAGCCTCGCGGATCTACGCTCCCGATTGCACCGAGACTATCCTGATTTGCGCCCGCTTTGGGAGCGTCTGGCGGTGGCGGTGGACGGTGAGCTGGCCGGTCCCGAGGCGCCCCTCGCCGACGGCGCCGAGGTGGCGCTGCTGCCGCCGGTCTCCGGTGGCTCGGGACCCGCTGGGGCTTCCGTCGTCACCGAGGCGGCTGGCCGCGCGGCCCTCACCGAGGGGCCGCTGAACATCGAAGGCATCCTGGAAACCGTCTCCGCCGACGGTTTCGGCGCGGTTCTCCTCTTCCTGGGCACGGTGCGGGACAACCACCAGGGGCAATCGGTGGAGCGGCTGGACTACAGCGCTTACGAGGCCATGGCCCTCGCCCGGTTGGAGCGCATCGTCACCGAGCTGGAACAGGCCCACGGGCCCCTACGCCTCGCCATCGTCCACCGCCTGGGGCCGGTGCCGGTGGGGGAGGCCAGCGTTGCCATCGCCGCCGCATCGCCTCACCGCGCCGCCGCTTACGAGGCCAGCCGCCGGGCGTTGGAGCGCCTCAAGGCGGAGGTTCCCATCTGGAAGCGCGAGCATTACGCCGGCGGCGAGGCCGCTTGGCGGGAGGAAGAGCCGCTGGATCGGCCCTAG